Proteins co-encoded in one Malus sylvestris chromosome 9, drMalSylv7.2, whole genome shotgun sequence genomic window:
- the LOC126634203 gene encoding agamous-like MADS-box protein AGL29 has product MVKSPDNKITDIGTTNGKKESKGRRRVEIKRVEDKNKRHVTFSKRKRGLFNKAAELSVFTGAETVAIVVSSNGKVFCFGSPSPDTVIKRYLSDNTFLLPAGQPDNHLQNNNIHHSSNKKQIKDYVEASTRLKEAKVLKGGKKNYSNNNGGDGGDGGDGGGSYGWWERPIGMMTSLEELEEYRDALYKLKHNVEVRTNQMIRETSPSTHFSPLLFMDDIWNSPELSQRQGCMAPEFNFFI; this is encoded by the coding sequence ATGGTTAAGAGTCCTGATAATAAGATCACAGACATAGGTACTACTAATGGGAAAAAGGAGAGCAAAGGTCGAAGAAGGGTTGAAATCAAGAGAGTTGAAGACAAGAACAAGCGTCACGTGACCTTCTCCAAGCGCAAAAGGGGTCTCTTCAACAAAGCCGCGGAGCTCAGCGTTTTTACTGGTGCAGAGACGGTTGCCATTGTCGTGTCAAGCAATGGCAAGGTTTTCTGCTTCGGAAGCCCCTCACCTGACACCGTCATCAAGCGCTACCTTAGTGACAATACCTTCTTACTACCTGCAGGTCAACCAGATAATCATCTCCAAAACAACAACATTCACCATTCTagtaataagaaacaaataaaggATTATGTGGAAGCTTCGACACGCTTGAAGGAAGCGAAAGTATTGAAGGGTGGGAAGAAAAATTATAGTAATAATAATGGAGGAGATGGAGGAGATGGAGGAGATGGAGGTGGTTCTTATGGGTGGTGGGAGAGGCCAATTGGGATGATGACTAGTTTGGAAGAGTTGGAAGAGTACAGGGATGCTTTgtacaaattgaaacacaatGTGGAGGTTCGAACGAATCAGATGATCCGGGAAACTAGTCCTTCCACTCACTTTTCCCCGCTTTTGTTTATGGATGATATCTGGAATTCTCCTGAATTAAGCCAGCGTCAAGGGTGCATGGCACcagaatttaatttcttcatatgA